CGGCGGCGATGAACAGAATATGATCCGTCCGGACCATCCCGTATTTCGTGTTGACGTTCGACCCTTCCACGATCGGCAGCAGGTCCCGCTGGACTCCCTGCCGCGAAACGTCCGGACCGACGGCGCTTTCCCGCCCCGCGATCTTGTCGATCTCGTCCAGGAAGACGATCCCGCTCTCTTCGGTGCGGCGAACGGCCAACGCCTTGACCTGGTCCATATCGATCATCCGCGAGGCCTCCTCCTTTTCGAGAAAGGCGAGGGCCTCGGGGACCCTCATCCGTTTCCGGCGGACCTTCTTGGGGAAGAGGTTCCCCAGCATCTCCTGGAGGTTCCCCTCGAGCCCCTCCCCTCCTCCTCCCGTGATCCCGACGAAGTCGATCGCCGGCACGGCGCTCTCCCGGACCTCGATCTCCACCATCCGGTCCGCGAGCTTCCCTTCCTGGAGCATTCCCCGCAGCCGCTCCCTGGACTCCCTCCCGGCTTCCCCCGGGTCGGCCTGTGGTTCCCCCGGGCGATGCGGCCGGGGGGGAAGAAGGATGTCCAGAAGGCGTTCCTCGGAGCTCGCCCGAGCCCGCGCCGCCACCCTCTCCATCTCCTCCGCACGCACCATGTGGACGGCGATGTCGATGAGATCGCGGATGATCGACTCCACGTCCCGCCCGACGTACCCCACCTCGGTGAACTTGGAGGCCTCCACCTTGACGAACGGGGCCTGGGCCAGCCGAGCGAGGCGCCGTGCGATCTCGGTTTTCCCCACTCCGGTCGGCCCCACCATGATGATGTTCTTCGGGGCGATCTCCTCCCGGAGCTCCACGGGGACCTGCATTCGTCTCCACCGGTTCCGCAGGGCAATCGCGACCGCCCGCTTCGCCTTCTGCTGACCGACGATGAAGCGGTCCAGTTCCGCGACAATCTCGCGGGGGATCAACGGGTGGCCGCCCGGCAAATCCGGCTCTCCCGATGTCACGGCGCTTCCACTTCCTCGACCACGATGTTCGCATTGGTAAAGATGCAGATTTCCGAGGCAATGCGAAGCGATTCGCGGGCGATGT
The sequence above is a segment of the Candidatus Deferrimicrobiaceae bacterium genome. Coding sequences within it:
- the hslU gene encoding ATP-dependent protease ATPase subunit HslU, giving the protein MTSGEPDLPGGHPLIPREIVAELDRFIVGQQKAKRAVAIALRNRWRRMQVPVELREEIAPKNIIMVGPTGVGKTEIARRLARLAQAPFVKVEASKFTEVGYVGRDVESIIRDLIDIAVHMVRAEEMERVAARARASSEERLLDILLPPRPHRPGEPQADPGEAGRESRERLRGMLQEGKLADRMVEIEVRESAVPAIDFVGITGGGGEGLEGNLQEMLGNLFPKKVRRKRMRVPEALAFLEKEEASRMIDMDQVKALAVRRTEESGIVFLDEIDKIAGRESAVGPDVSRQGVQRDLLPIVEGSNVNTKYGMVRTDHILFIAAGAFHMSKPSDLIPELQGRFPIRVELDPLTREDFVRILTEPQGSLTRQYTELLATEGVRLTITPEAVDRIAEMACEVNERTENIGARRLYTIMEKLLEDLLFSSPEIGGQEITIPAKYVEEKLAGIVGDVDVSRYIL